TCTAGGACTGACAGGTCTCGGCTGGTGGCTCGCTCAGGTGAACAGCTTGGCTCGCAAGTTCGGGTCGACCATGGTGATCCTGATCCTTGGTCTGTTGCTGGCCAATGTGACCAGCTGGACTCCAGAACCATCCGCTGCGTCGTGGGTGAACGGACCGTTGACCTCTTTCGCCATTGCAGAACTGTTGCTGGCGGTTGAGCTCCGCAGCGTGCTGCCTGATGCACGTCGCTTGTTGTTGCCTTTCATCGCAGCTGTAGCTGGAACTTTGGTGGCTGTTTTGTTGGTTGGTCTATTGCTATCAGGATGGCTTGGACAGTCTTGGATTTCACTGGCAGGTCTGTTGAGTGCCACGTTCACCGGCGGCAGTTTGAACTTCGTTTCCGTTGCCAGAAGTCTTGAAATACCTCCTTCTCTACTGTTGATTGCCACGGCGGCAGATCACGTTGCATTCACGGCATGGTTTGTCGTCAGCTTGCTGATCGGCCGTGGTGGTCGGCAGCACAGAGCGACTGACACTCCAGTGCTGAAGAGTTCAGCTTCAACCCCAACCAACGCGTTTGTGATGCCTTCATTGCGAGAGGTGTTGCTCGGCCTTCTCTGGGGGGGTGCGGTTTTGTTGATCTCCGACCGTATGGGGGGGGGCTTGCGTTTGTTGGGGATTGATGTCCCATCAATCCTGGTGCTGACAACGGTCGCGTTGATTGCTGCCCAGTTACCCCGATCGGATTCTCGGAGTGCTTGCTACGGGCTTGGTCTGGTCTTGATCCAACCCTTTTTCGCTGTGATCGGACTCAGTTCAAGTCTTGGAGATCTCTTTGGTGATGGCCTGCCAGTGCTGCTCTACGCAGGACTGGTGGTTTTTGTTCAGGCCATTGTTGTGCTTCAAGCACGACGCTGGTTTCGCTGGCCTTTGGCTGAATGTCTGGTTGCCTCTCAGGCTGCAGTGGGTGGGCCAAGCACTGCTCTGGCTCTCGCAGGAAGCCTTGAGAGACCCAATCTCGTTTTGCCGTCAGTCGCAATCGGGCTCCTGGGATATTTGCTTGGTACTTACGTCGGTCTGGCGGTGTCAGCCTCGCTCAATGGGCTGATTGCCTGAGAGAGGACAGATCTTCACCTCATGGCCTTAGAGTCCATCGACTCATCGAGCATTAATGGCCTGGGAATACACACAGCTTCGCTTTGTTCCCCGTGGCAAGAGCTGGACTGGAGAAATTGAGGAGCTCTGGCTGGATGATAAGCCGTTGATCTCCAGAAACCACCCTCAGCAGGTGAGCCTGGTGGAGCTGATGAATGAACTCGGTGCTCAAGGCTGGGAACTGGTCACCTATGCCCAACCTTTCACCGGCTATCACGGTGGCTGCTACACCTTCAAGCGCCAACGCTGAAGCTCGTTCGGGTGTCCGCAAGTCACTTCACGACGTCCAATCTGGACCTAATTGACGTCAAACCTCTCCATGGCCAATTGATGCAAGACCGATAGCTCCGCTAAAGCATCTAATTTTTTTTGCGCTTGGCTGAGCATTGCTCTGCCATGTGGGGCACAGGCATCGATCAAGGCAACTCCTTCTGAGGCTTCTGCCTTGATGCGTTCCATACAAAGCTCGAGTTGTAAGTTGAGTGGTTTGTTTTGATCACTCTGCAGATAGGCGGGTCCAGCAAGAACTGATACGAGTTTCAGAATGGCTCGGCGGGTGTCTGCTGAGCTGACTGTCATGGCACTCAAAGACTTCTTTGCCATTCTGACGCAATCCAAGGGCTTATTGCATCAGATTCGTATTCGGCGTAGTACTTGCTTCCTAATCTGATCAGCCATGCCTGGTAAAAACCTTGGAAGGATATTTTTACGACAGGAAGTCACACCTTCTTGAACGATGATGAGTGAACCTACTCTCGATTGGGCTGCAGGCTTAAAGTACATGTATTAGATCATTGCCTGAAATGCAGATCCGAGACCTCAATAAACAAATTGCTTTGTTTGTTACAGAGAAGGTAGGCACAATGACCTGTGCTTACTTCTTTGCCTTGCTAGCACTGATCTCATTACCAGAAGCCCTGTCGTCAGAAGATCCTTTGGAAATTGTTTCTTGGATCGCTGAGACATTCCTGCAGTTGGTCTTGCTTTCGATCATTATTGTTGGTCAGAATATTCAAGGTGATATTGCCGAGCAGCAGGCTCAGACTGATCGAGAGACTTTGGCGGCCATCAAAAAGCTGGCAGAAGAAATCCATGTTGTTGCTACGCAATCTCAAACAAACTGATTCTCTTTTCATTGTTCCTTATTCTTTATCTCAGCATCTCAATGATATTGCCTGCTGGATCGAGCACGCGGACAGATCGATTGATCTGCTTGCTAAGAGATTTTGCCCATTTGAGTGCCTCCTCCATCTCAATAGTAGATCCATGCAAATGCCATTCCTGAAATGGATTTAACTCTTCGACTCGGTAGGGTTGCAGTTCTTTCATTCCCAAACCAAGGCTGTCTTGTTAAGTTTATGATCAATTCCTATTGTCTCAGCCCTTTTGGCCATTTGAAAGATGTGTTTATCGTTTAAACGCATTCTTAGTTGAAGAAACCACTGGCTGATAACAGCTGAACTTCCAGTGACCAGCCAAACAGGAATGATAAAACGACCGAAAAAGCCAGGTAAAAATATTGGTTGCTTAGAGGGAAATAGGGTGCCTTGCGTCTGCTCACATTGCTTCTACTGCAGTCTTCAACCTAAGAGTTAACGACTTGGCTTGAGATGATAATTTGGTTAAAACTGTTGTCGACACGAAGCTCATTTGTAACTCAGCGATCAAATGCTACGAGCCTCTCAGGCTGTCTGGTTACATATAGCATTTATTGGTGATCGGTAATTGGAAAGTGAGGCTGTTGTTACACATGTAAAGCAATTATAACCTCTTTTCATCAATTGGAATACACCAGGCCTTGCCACTCTGTTGTGATGACTTGATCACTATATTCTCATAACGGGTGATCAAATGGGTGTGGGTGATCAGGAAGGCTGACTTTGTAAAGAGTATCTTCGACTGGTTTCCACTGAACGAGATGAAGAGGATTGATTTTATGTTTGTCTATACAATCCCAGACGTCGTTTCCAGACAATGTCGCCTCTGACCAGTGATCTCCTTGGCTGATCATCTGTTCCCTCACATAGTCTTTCCACTTTCCCCAGGTAACTTCAGGATAGCTTGCGATGAACTCATCAAGAATCACAATGTGAAAATCCATAGTTGACTCCTTGAATTCATTAGTAATTCACTTAAAGTATTATACTTGTTGGCCGATCTGCTGTGTGATGACGGTGGTTGCTAAGACATGGCCGTTGAGTTTCATCTCTGCAGCAGAGTATCGAGGATCGAAGGATCCCCGCTTTATCAGTGGATCGGGTCTGCCGATACTGCCTAGCTCCTCTGGTTAGTTCATTATTCTGTATAGGCTGTGATGACAGTGCTTTCGATGATATGTCCAGCTCCCCGGATCATCTCTTTGTTTTCTTCAAAGATCTTTTGTGCCACCCCAATGGGTGCTTGTTGAATCGCACAGACCTTCGATGCGTCGTCCTTGGAAACTCCTCTAAACAGTGTTTTGATTCCTACTGATGCATGCATTTGGGTGACGTCATCGCTGTCATAGATTTTGGCCCACTCTGAGAATGGAACGCTCAGGTTGAATGTCCAGATCGTGGTTTCCATGATTTTGAGCTCCAATATTTTTGATTCTTGCACTTAATCCTTGATTTGTACAGCAATCTATGTGACAGTCTATTTGCTCTTGCCGACACGTTTTGCTCCAGTACTTTCAGAACTATTTACTGAGGTACGGGCTCATTTGAAGTGAAGAATGATCTGTTGAGATGCATTAATCCTCCACTCTTGTTCGTTCAGGTTAAGTCGAGAGTGCATGAGACAGAAATAACTAATTTAAATGTCATGATTTGGTCGTCTCCTGTTCGAAAGATGGGTTAGAACCCTTCCTGGTTCAGTGCTTCCCGTTGCATCCTCTGAATCCGCTCTAGGACGGATTCATTACTCATGCGGTTGTTCAGTCTTTCCACCAGTAGTGGAAAGGCGAGAGGTGTTGGTCGAGGCGTAGGGCAGTGCAGTGTTTCTCCACGTTGCATTCTTTTCAGTGCACTACGTAGGCGTGGCAGTTCAAGTTGCTCCTGTAGCACTTCTTGTTGCGCTTGTTTTAGGAGAAGATTGCCTGGTTCATGTTTGTTGAACACCTCCCACAGCAATGAACCGCTGATCTGGAGCTGTCCCGCGCTTTTGTTCTTTCCTGGGAATCCTTGGACAAGCAGCCCGGCAACCTGGGCGATGCTGCGAAATCGTCGTCGACAGAGTTCGGAGAGATTGAGAGCTTGCTCAAGATCAGTTTCCAGATTGCTGTCATCGAGCAGATCATCCAGATGTTCTTCCAGCAGGTCATCCATGGGGTATCCCTTTGGTGCCAGCAGTTCAAATCCGTAGTCGTTGACTGAAACCGTGATTGTGCCGCGATGCTGCCTTGTGAGTCGTGTTGCCCAGAGGAAACCCAGACCCTCATGCACAAAGCGACCCTCAAACGGGTACGCATACAAATGCATTCCTTCCCGGGTTCGACAGGTTTCAATCAGCAGTTGATCACTCGATGGCAAGGTCGACAGATCCATCTGACGTTCAAACAGTGGTTCCAATGCTTTGAGCTCAGCGTTGTCCAGTTCTCCACGTCCGGCGCGCGCCACTTCTTCACGCAGGTGATGGGTTAACAGATCGGACAGCGACATCTGTCCTCCAGCCCAGGCTGGAACTGCAGTGCTTTTTCTGGTTGTAGTTTTCACGTAGGCCGTCATGTCGCGAAGCCTCACGAATTCCAGCTGACGTCCTGCAAAAAAGAACACGTCTTTCTGTTTGAGTTGGCTGATGAAGTTTTCTTCGACGTGTCCCAGAACAGATCCCCGCACGAAACGCACTCGGATCGCTGGAGCTGATGTGATCGTGCCGATGTTCAATCGATGCAGTCTGGCGATTGCGTTGTCACGCACCACAAAACGTCCGTCATCTGTGCTGTCCAGTTTTCTGTAGCGGGAGTATGCACCGAGGCAATCCCCTCCATGCTCAAGAAAGCGCAAACACCAATCCCAACGCCCCTGTTCGAGTGTTCTGTAGGTGCTCGTGCTGCGAATGGACTCGAGAGTTTCGACAGGTCTGAACCCGGGCCCGCAAGCCAGTGTCGTGAGGTGTTGCAGCAGCACGTCGAGAGGTTGGTTGGGGGGGCGTCGTTCTTCCACCATTCCGTTCTCCAAGCCTCGGCGAACGGCACTCAGTTCGAGTAATTCCAGGGCATTGGTGGGCATGAACAGCACCTTGGATGTTCCGCCGGGTAAGTGTGCTGAGCGTCCTGCGCGTTGCAGCAGTCGTGCCAGATTTTTCGGTGATCCGATCTGAACAACTCGCTCCACAGGTTGAAAGTCCACTCCAAGATCGAGCGAGCTTGTGCAGACCACCCAGAGCATCGACCCCGCTTTTACAGCAGCTTCAATGGCCTCTCTTTCACTGCGATCAAGAGCGCTGTGATGCAGTGCCAGTAAGCCCTCCATTTCTGGGCAGGCGTAGCGCAGGCATTGAAACCAGCGTTCAGCCTGGTTGCGCGTGTTGGTGAACAACAGCGTGCTGGTGCAGGGTTCGAGCTGCCCGATGAGATCTTCGTATCGCCTCAGCCCGAGGTGACCACCCCAAGGGAATCCATCAATACTGTCGGGAACGATGCTCGTGACATCGAGTCCTCGCTTGGGAGCTCCCGTGATCAAGCACGGCTCACACCCCTCGCCAAGGGCATGCCGAGCTGATTCTTCAAGATTCCCGATCGTTGCGCTGATCGCCCATGTTTGGAGTTGTGGGCGCTGTTGCCGTAACCAGCTGAGAGCGAGCTCCGCCTGGATACCGCGTTTGCTTCCGATCAGCTCATGCCATTCATCAAGAACGACGGTGTCAAGCGTCTTGAACAGTGCTTCGCAATGGCGACTCGCCAGCAGAACGCACAATGATTCCGGCGTGGTGATCAGAATTTCAGGAGGTTTTTTGATCTGGCGACTCCTTTCAGCACTTGGGGTATCTCCATTGCGGATCCCAACCCGCAGGGGCCAGCCCATCGCATCAATCGGTTGCTGTAGCGCCACGGCTAAGTCACGGCCTAACGCCCTGAGTGGCGTGATGTAGAGCAGGCGGATCCCTGCTTGCTCATTAGCTGCCGCCAGCATCTGCGCGATCGGTCCCATCACCGCGGCGTAAGTTTTTCCTGACCCGGTAGGGACCTGGATCAGACCACTCAAACCCTGCAGGTGTGCTTCCCATGTCCGCTTCTGAAAGGGAAGCGGCGACCATCCCTGATGTTGAAACCAGTCGTTGATCGGCGAGAGAATCCTCTGCGGATCAGCGTCGCACTCAGGGCGAGCGCGCTGGTTGTGAGACGTCTGTTTCACAATGACGACGTTCGCTTCACCACTTGATCGCAGAGCGTTCGAGCATCTTCGATGGTGTTGGCGCTGTCCGCCGTGCGGTCACTTCGCCATCGCAGAATCCTGGGAAAACGAACGGCGAGGCCGCACTTGTGCCGTCTGGATGTCTGGATGCCTTCAAAGCCAATCTCAAAGACCAATTCAGGCTCCACCGAGCGGGTTGGACCGAACCGTTCCCGGGTGTGACTGCGAATCCATCGATCCAGCTCGAGGATTTCGGCGTCTTTTAAACCGGAATAGGCCTTGGCGAATGTCACCAGCTGAGGGTTGCTTGTTGACTCCGTCTGTGTCTCCCAGAGTGCGAAGGTGTAATCGGTGAAGAGGTTGGCGCGACGCCCGCGGCCTGCCTGTGCATAGATCAGCACCGCATCCAGGGTCATCGGATCGCGCTTGTGTTTCCACCAATGCCCACGCTTACGACCGCTCAGATAGGGGGACTGCAGATGCTTGAGCATCACCCCTTCGGCACCCTGTTCCACAGCCTCTTGGCGGAGTCGATTCAGCTGATCCCAATGCTCAAGTTGTTGTCCGCTGCTGAGTCGGCAACGCATCCCCGCCGTATTGGCATCCATGCGTTGTTGAACAGCGCTGAGTTGTTCAAGTCGTTGCTGAAGTGGAGCTGAGCGCAGATCTTGTCCATTGCGTTCCAGCAGGTCATAGGCCACGAAACTCACAGGACACTCGAGCCGAAGTTTGCGGCCGACATTTTTTCGGCCGAGTCGTCTCTGCAGGTCGCTAAAGGGTCTTGGTTGTTGCTCCGATTCCGCCCAACAGATCACTTCGCCATCAAGCACCGTATCGGCCGGTATCGCTAATGCCATCTCGATCAGTTCTGGGAATTGTTCGTTGATCAGTTCTTCACCACGACTCCACAGGTATGTTCCGCTCTCGCGTTGAATCAGCTGTCCGCGGATGCCATCCCATTTATGTTCAACCCACCAATCGGAGGGTGCGGTGTCCTCGATGGTCTCCGGTTTGAGTGGGCTGGCCAGAAAAAAGGGGTAGGGAACGGGCCCTCTGTTGTCGCGTTCTTCACTGGCGGTAGCCGTCAGTGCACGAAACCAATGTTCAGAGGCATCGGCTGGCGCCATCAGACGCTCGAGAACCAAAGCCTCCTCCAAGTTGAATCCTGTCGCGATCGCTTTTACGACAAGTCCGCGGGCAACACCAATGCGAAAGCCACCCGTTAGCAGTTTGTTGAACAGGAACAGGCGGTCGTGAGGCAAGGCTTCCCAAATCGCGAGTACCGCGATGCTTTGCTCCTCAGCCTCCATCGCCGCCACGGCCGGTAACAGTTGTTCCATCCACCAGTGCATCGGCGGTGAATGATTGAGTTGATTGATCCAGATCGTCACATCGGGGTTGTGGATATGGCCGCCAATGTCGTGTTTGAGTTGTGGCCAGAGCAGTGAGAGGGTTTCTGCTGAATCTCCGACGTGGCTCTGACAGTCGTCGAAGAGCCAGTCAGGCATCGCACTCGCCTGCTGAAGAATGTCGCGCAACCGGCGACCGGTGATCAACCGTTTGCGCCGTTCTCCCATCAGCAGTAATACCGTCCACGCGGCGTCGTGGGCATCGGCTTGCTGCAGATGCACTGCGATCAAATCAATCTTGCGTTTCGTTCCTGTGCTCTGGTCCAGATCCTCGATCAGAGCCGCGAATGCATCCATGCCAAAGCTGTTCTAGGCGTCTTCTCAGTAATTCCAGCGATTGTCCTCATTTGGACCTGTCACCTGAACATTGCATCCGTTGATTCCAGCTGTCGCACTGTTGAATGCCTTGACATAGCTGGTTGCGTCTCCAGCGTCGGCCACTTCACGCAAAGCTCCCTGAAGTCGGGCCAGATCGCTCCCAACCTGATCCCGGGTCAGTGCGCCGTTAGCCAGACCCTCGCAGATGGCCTTTGCAGCTGTTGCACCATCAGCAGGGAACACCACGGTGTTGATCTGCTCAATGGTGATCGTGGTTTGCTGGGCGAGTGCCGGTCCAGCGGTCGCAGCGATCAAAACCATGAGGACGGTCAAGGTAGAGCTACGGGTCGCCATGGTTCCAGAGAAGGTGCTTGAGGTTAGTTCAGTTGAGCTGATCAAGCGGTTTGGCATCAAGACCGTGTCTCTCGCGCAGAAAGCGCGCCAGCACATCGCTCTGGCCGTGGGTCACATAGACAGATGCAGCTCCAGTGTTCAGCACCGTGCTCACCAACCCATTCCAATCGGCATGGTCACTCAGCACGAAGCCTCGTTCATAGCCACGCCTCCGCCGGGCTCCCCTCACTGCCATCCACCCGGATGCAAAGGCTGTCTGTGGCGAGCGGAACCGCCTCATCCAGGCTGAACGATGGGCGGAAGGCGGCGCAAGGATCAGTCTTCCTGCCAGGGAGTCCTTGCGGGGAAGCTCGCTCACAGGCCGACTCGCCGTCATCGCCACACCTGCCTCGCGATAGTGGCGGGTGACGGTTTCAACGGCACCATGGAGAAGCACTTCCTCTTCCACTCCAATGGCTTTCAGCTCGGCTAGCAGACGCTGAGCTTTGCCGAACGAGTAACAGAACAACAGCGAGGGCCGCTCGCGGTCTCCATGCCACCAGTCTCGGATCTCCGTTGCCACTTGTTTCCCGGTATCCCATGCATAAATCGGCAACCCGAATGTGGCTTCGGTGATGAGCACGTCGCAGGGCACCACCTCAAACGGTTCGCAGCTCGGGTCAGGGCAGCGTTTGTAATCACCGGTCACCACCCAGACCTGATCCTCAACCATCAAGCGAATTTGAGCTGATCCCAAGACGTGGCCAGCGCTATGGAACGACAAACAGGCCTGATTGAGCCAGAACTCTTGGCGATAAGGCATGGAATTCAGAGTGATGTCTCGGCCCAGGCGTTGTCGCAGCACACCTTCACTGATATCCACAGCCCAGTATTCGCCGCATCCAGGTCTGGCGTGATCAGCGTGGGCGTGAGTGATCAAGGCTCTCGACACGGGCCGTGAGGGATCGATCCAGGCGTCTGCTGCTCTGCAATACAGACCGCTTTCGGTTCGCTCGAGAACGTTCATCCATCAACTTTGGCAAGCCTGAGCTGCTGGCGTGTCTCAGGCTCGTGAGGGCGTCACTTGCTCATTTCGAGCATGCGTCGGATCGGCGCTTCAGCCTTGGAACGAATCGACTCCTCCATGGTGATCTGCGGTGAGAGTGTCTCAAGACAGTCGCGCAGTTTTTCCAGGCTGTTCATACGCATGTATGGACAGGCATTACAGCTGCAGCCATCGAGACCAGGAACATCAAGCAATGTCTTCTCGGGGACCCGCTGCTTCATCTGATGCAGGATCCCAGGCTCTGTGACAACGATGAACGTGTCGCAGTCGCTGGTTTCGGAGTGAACCAGCAGTTTGCTTGTGGATCCGATGAAATCAGCAAGATCCAGCAGATTTTCCTGGCATTCCGGATGGGCGATCACTTCAGCGTCTGGATGATCCAGTTTCAGCTTGATCAGTGCTTCTTCACTGAAGGTTTCATGCACAAAACAACGTCCAGGCCAGAGCGTGAGTTCGCGTCCGCTCTGGCGTTCCACCCAACGTCCAAGATTGCGGTCGGGAGCAAAGAGCACGGGTTGCTCCTCCGGCAGCTGTTTCACCAGATCCACGGCATTGCTGCTTGTGCAGATCAGATCGCTTTGGGCCTTCACTGCCGCCGTGCAATTGATGTAGCTCACCACCAGATGGTCCGGATGGCTTTCACGAAAGCTGGCGAATTCATCGGCAGGGCAGTCGTCGGCCAGTGAGCAGCCTGCATCGATATCAGGCAGCACCACAATTTTTTCAGGGCTGAGGATCTTGGCGGTCTCCGCCATGAAGTGCACCCCGCAGAACACGATCACATCGGCATCAGTGTTGGCAGCCTTTCTCGACAGCTCAAGCGAGTCACCGATGAAATCGGCGATGTCTTGAATTTCGGGCTCCTGGTAATAGTGCGCCAGGATTACGGCATTGCGTTCCTGGCGGAGCTGGTTGATCGCCGCGACGAGTGCGGTGTCAGAGCTCATCGGGGCCATCTGGGGCAGGATGGGACCAGCCTAGAAGTCGTTCTGACATCACTCCGTGTTGCCATTGCCGGAGACCTCCATGGTGACTGGGGGACAGGGGATGTGGATCTGATTGAGCGACTGCAACCGGATGCACTCCTTTTTGTGGGGGATCTCAGCGATGGAGACCTGCGCCTGGTCAAGAGCATCACCCA
This genomic window from Synechococcus sp. MIT S9220 contains:
- a CDS encoding DNA ligase, which produces MATRSSTLTVLMVLIAATAGPALAQQTTITIEQINTVVFPADGATAAKAICEGLANGALTRDQVGSDLARLQGALREVADAGDATSYVKAFNSATAGINGCNVQVTGPNEDNRWNY
- the nadA gene encoding quinolinate synthase NadA, with translation MSSDTALVAAINQLRQERNAVILAHYYQEPEIQDIADFIGDSLELSRKAANTDADVIVFCGVHFMAETAKILSPEKIVVLPDIDAGCSLADDCPADEFASFRESHPDHLVVSYINCTAAVKAQSDLICTSSNAVDLVKQLPEEQPVLFAPDRNLGRWVERQSGRELTLWPGRCFVHETFSEEALIKLKLDHPDAEVIAHPECQENLLDLADFIGSTSKLLVHSETSDCDTFIVVTEPGILHQMKQRVPEKTLLDVPGLDGCSCNACPYMRMNSLEKLRDCLETLSPQITMEESIRSKAEAPIRRMLEMSK
- a CDS encoding ligase-associated DNA damage response DEXH box helicase, which produces MLSPINDWFQHQGWSPLPFQKRTWEAHLQGLSGLIQVPTGSGKTYAAVMGPIAQMLAAANEQAGIRLLYITPLRALGRDLAVALQQPIDAMGWPLRVGIRNGDTPSAERSRQIKKPPEILITTPESLCVLLASRHCEALFKTLDTVVLDEWHELIGSKRGIQAELALSWLRQQRPQLQTWAISATIGNLEESARHALGEGCEPCLITGAPKRGLDVTSIVPDSIDGFPWGGHLGLRRYEDLIGQLEPCTSTLLFTNTRNQAERWFQCLRYACPEMEGLLALHHSALDRSEREAIEAAVKAGSMLWVVCTSSLDLGVDFQPVERVVQIGSPKNLARLLQRAGRSAHLPGGTSKVLFMPTNALELLELSAVRRGLENGMVEERRPPNQPLDVLLQHLTTLACGPGFRPVETLESIRSTSTYRTLEQGRWDWCLRFLEHGGDCLGAYSRYRKLDSTDDGRFVVRDNAIARLHRLNIGTITSAPAIRVRFVRGSVLGHVEENFISQLKQKDVFFFAGRQLEFVRLRDMTAYVKTTTRKSTAVPAWAGGQMSLSDLLTHHLREEVARAGRGELDNAELKALEPLFERQMDLSTLPSSDQLLIETCRTREGMHLYAYPFEGRFVHEGLGFLWATRLTRQHRGTITVSVNDYGFELLAPKGYPMDDLLEEHLDDLLDDSNLETDLEQALNLSELCRRRFRSIAQVAGLLVQGFPGKNKSAGQLQISGSLLWEVFNKHEPGNLLLKQAQQEVLQEQLELPRLRSALKRMQRGETLHCPTPRPTPLAFPLLVERLNNRMSNESVLERIQRMQREALNQEGF
- a CDS encoding ATP-dependent DNA ligase, which produces MDAFAALIEDLDQSTGTKRKIDLIAVHLQQADAHDAAWTVLLLMGERRKRLITGRRLRDILQQASAMPDWLFDDCQSHVGDSAETLSLLWPQLKHDIGGHIHNPDVTIWINQLNHSPPMHWWMEQLLPAVAAMEAEEQSIAVLAIWEALPHDRLFLFNKLLTGGFRIGVARGLVVKAIATGFNLEEALVLERLMAPADASEHWFRALTATASEERDNRGPVPYPFFLASPLKPETIEDTAPSDWWVEHKWDGIRGQLIQRESGTYLWSRGEELINEQFPELIEMALAIPADTVLDGEVICWAESEQQPRPFSDLQRRLGRKNVGRKLRLECPVSFVAYDLLERNGQDLRSAPLQQRLEQLSAVQQRMDANTAGMRCRLSSGQQLEHWDQLNRLRQEAVEQGAEGVMLKHLQSPYLSGRKRGHWWKHKRDPMTLDAVLIYAQAGRGRRANLFTDYTFALWETQTESTSNPQLVTFAKAYSGLKDAEILELDRWIRSHTRERFGPTRSVEPELVFEIGFEGIQTSRRHKCGLAVRFPRILRWRSDRTADSANTIEDARTLCDQVVKRTSSL
- a CDS encoding DUF819 family protein, with the protein product MVGSLPHMSLVLVLGLTGLGWWLAQVNSLARKFGSTMVILILGLLLANVTSWTPEPSAASWVNGPLTSFAIAELLLAVELRSVLPDARRLLLPFIAAVAGTLVAVLLVGLLLSGWLGQSWISLAGLLSATFTGGSLNFVSVARSLEIPPSLLLIATAADHVAFTAWFVVSLLIGRGGRQHRATDTPVLKSSASTPTNAFVMPSLREVLLGLLWGGAVLLISDRMGGGLRLLGIDVPSILVLTTVALIAAQLPRSDSRSACYGLGLVLIQPFFAVIGLSSSLGDLFGDGLPVLLYAGLVVFVQAIVVLQARRWFRWPLAECLVASQAAVGGPSTALALAGSLERPNLVLPSVAIGLLGYLLGTYVGLAVSASLNGLIA
- a CDS encoding DUF3764 family protein encodes the protein METTIWTFNLSVPFSEWAKIYDSDDVTQMHASVGIKTLFRGVSKDDASKVCAIQQAPIGVAQKIFEENKEMIRGAGHIIESTVITAYTE
- a CDS encoding ligase-associated DNA damage response exonuclease; the encoded protein is MNVLERTESGLYCRAADAWIDPSRPVSRALITHAHADHARPGCGEYWAVDISEGVLRQRLGRDITLNSMPYRQEFWLNQACLSFHSAGHVLGSAQIRLMVEDQVWVVTGDYKRCPDPSCEPFEVVPCDVLITEATFGLPIYAWDTGKQVATEIRDWWHGDRERPSLLFCYSFGKAQRLLAELKAIGVEEEVLLHGAVETVTRHYREAGVAMTASRPVSELPRKDSLAGRLILAPPSAHRSAWMRRFRSPQTAFASGWMAVRGARRRRGYERGFVLSDHADWNGLVSTVLNTGAASVYVTHGQSDVLARFLRERHGLDAKPLDQLN